The following proteins are encoded in a genomic region of Hymenobacter siberiensis:
- a CDS encoding sigma-70 family RNA polymerase sigma factor: protein MSDSPERVKLSKEEKDRRFQAELMPVLDPLYNFAYRLTLDEDDANDLVQETYLKAYRFFEYFEAGTNAKAWLFRILKNSFINDFRKKSKQPAKVDYSEIEGYYNPDDVEAEGEIGASSSDMRQQSTRDLIGDEVASALNSLPVDFRTVIILCDLEGFTYEEMAKVLDIPIGTVRSRLHRARNFLKDKLEKYAQSMGYGNDAIDDETELTEAENN, encoded by the coding sequence ATGAGCGATTCTCCCGAACGGGTTAAACTGAGCAAAGAGGAAAAAGACCGGCGTTTTCAGGCCGAGCTAATGCCTGTGCTCGACCCGCTCTACAACTTTGCCTACCGCCTCACCCTCGATGAGGATGATGCCAACGACTTGGTGCAGGAAACCTACCTCAAGGCGTACCGTTTTTTCGAGTATTTCGAGGCCGGTACCAATGCCAAGGCTTGGCTATTCCGCATTCTTAAGAATTCGTTTATCAACGACTTCCGTAAGAAAAGCAAGCAGCCCGCCAAGGTCGATTACAGCGAAATTGAGGGCTATTACAACCCCGACGATGTGGAGGCCGAAGGCGAAATTGGCGCTTCTTCGTCCGACATGCGCCAGCAGTCGACCCGCGACCTCATCGGCGACGAAGTTGCCAGCGCGCTAAATTCTTTGCCGGTCGATTTTCGTACCGTCATCATCCTCTGCGACCTCGAAGGGTTTACCTACGAGGAAATGGCTAAAGTGCTTGATATTCCGATAGGTACGGTGCGTTCACGGCTGCACCGCGCCCGCAATTTTCTTAAGGATAAGCTGGAGAAATACGCCCAGTCAATGGGATATGGCAATGATGCAATAGACGATGAAACGGAACTAACCGAGGCCGAGAATAATTAA
- a CDS encoding glycosyltransferase family 9 protein has translation MSPEKTFTFLVSRTDAIGDVVLTLPVCGRLKQLFPGCRVVLIGRTYTAPMAAACPWVDDFLNLDELLKESVTAQLETLRAYAAAAIIHVFPNKILARLAQKARIPLRIGTRNRWQHWLTCNQLIALSRRHSPLHEAQLNVKLLEPLGDTSTPTTEEVAQLVRLRATEPLAPPLQELLQQRQPGQLNVILHPRSRGSAREWGLDNFAQLAKLLHRAGHRVFITGTAAEGEELAPWLQENAAFLTADLTGRLSLPQFIAFIAAADGLVAGSTGPLHLAAALGRHALGLYPPIRPMHPGRWAPLGPYAEFMVFDKPNCDDCRQQPAACTCIRAIAAAAAAARVAAWAPLLVEQ, from the coding sequence ATGAGCCCGGAAAAAACCTTCACCTTCCTCGTCTCCCGCACCGACGCCATTGGCGATGTGGTGCTCACCCTGCCGGTTTGTGGCCGGCTCAAGCAGCTGTTTCCCGGCTGCCGGGTGGTGCTCATCGGCCGCACCTACACCGCGCCCATGGCCGCTGCCTGCCCGTGGGTCGATGACTTCCTGAACCTGGATGAGCTGCTTAAAGAATCCGTAACGGCTCAGCTCGAAACCTTGCGCGCCTACGCCGCCGCTGCCATCATCCACGTCTTCCCCAATAAAATTCTGGCCCGCCTCGCCCAGAAGGCCAGAATCCCGCTGCGCATCGGCACCCGCAACCGCTGGCAGCACTGGCTCACCTGCAACCAGCTCATCGCCCTCAGCCGCCGCCACTCTCCTCTGCACGAAGCCCAGCTAAATGTGAAGCTGCTGGAGCCCCTCGGTGATACTTCCACGCCCACTACAGAGGAAGTGGCCCAGCTGGTGCGTCTGCGCGCCACCGAGCCGCTGGCCCCGCCGCTCCAGGAGCTGCTCCAGCAGCGCCAGCCCGGCCAGCTCAACGTCATCCTGCACCCGCGCAGCCGGGGCAGCGCCCGCGAGTGGGGCCTCGATAACTTCGCCCAGCTCGCCAAGCTGCTGCACCGCGCCGGCCACCGCGTCTTCATCACCGGCACAGCTGCGGAAGGGGAGGAGCTGGCCCCCTGGCTTCAGGAAAATGCCGCCTTCCTCACTGCCGACCTCACTGGCCGGCTCAGCCTGCCGCAGTTCATCGCCTTCATTGCCGCCGCCGATGGCCTTGTGGCCGGCAGCACCGGCCCGCTGCATCTGGCCGCCGCGCTGGGCCGCCACGCGCTGGGCTTGTACCCGCCCATCCGGCCCATGCACCCCGGCCGCTGGGCCCCATTGGGCCCGTACGCCGAATTCATGGTCTTCGACAAGCCGAATTGTGACGACTGCCGCCAGCAGCCTGCCGCCTGCACTTGCATCCGAGCCATTGCGGCGGCGGCGGCGGCGGCGCGGGTGGCCGCGTGGGCGCCGCTACTGGTCGAGCAATAA
- a CDS encoding glycosyltransferase family 2 protein, giving the protein MPIPLSVVIITFNEAANIARCLQALGDVADDVLVVDSFSTDATVEICRQHGGRVIQHAFAGYVEQKNYATSQAKFDHVLQLDADEVLTDELRQSIRAVKADWQHAAYSLARLTNYCGHWVRHGGWYPDRKLRLYDRRLGRWTGLLLHEKFEVNPGQTTGPLAGDALHYSYHSIAQHVSQLNKFTSITAQELALRGRTHVSLFHLLLKPLWKFVHGYFFRLGFLDGFAGLCIAGISAWGVFLKFAKLKTRTEQAEA; this is encoded by the coding sequence ATGCCCATCCCTCTCTCTGTCGTTATCATCACCTTCAACGAAGCGGCCAATATTGCCCGCTGCCTCCAGGCCCTGGGCGACGTGGCCGACGACGTGCTCGTGGTCGATTCCTTCTCTACCGATGCTACTGTGGAAATCTGCCGCCAGCACGGGGGTCGCGTTATCCAGCACGCCTTCGCCGGCTACGTCGAACAGAAAAACTACGCCACCAGCCAGGCGAAATTCGACCACGTACTCCAGCTCGATGCCGACGAAGTCCTCACCGACGAGCTGCGCCAGTCCATCCGCGCCGTTAAGGCCGACTGGCAGCACGCCGCCTACTCGCTGGCCCGCCTCACCAACTACTGCGGCCACTGGGTGCGCCACGGCGGCTGGTACCCCGACCGCAAGTTGCGCCTCTACGACCGCCGCCTGGGCCGCTGGACCGGCCTGCTCCTGCACGAGAAATTTGAGGTAAACCCCGGCCAGACTACCGGCCCACTCGCCGGCGATGCCCTGCACTACAGCTACCACAGCATTGCGCAGCACGTCAGCCAGCTCAACAAGTTCACCAGCATCACGGCCCAGGAATTGGCCCTGCGTGGTCGTACCCACGTCAGCCTGTTTCACCTGCTGCTCAAGCCGCTCTGGAAATTCGTGCACGGCTACTTCTTTCGCCTTGGTTTCCTTGATGGCTTTGCCGGCCTGTGCATCGCCGGCATCTCGGCCTGGGGCGTGTTCCTGAAATTCGCCAAGCTGAAAACCCGCACCGAACAAGCCGAAGCATGA
- a CDS encoding GNAT family N-acetyltransferase, translating into MENNIVLRRGVEADLPQVLGLIQELAEYEKAPEAVTNTLVAMQRDGFGPDPIFGFFVLENERAEIIGLALFYTAYSTWKGRMLYLEDLVVTEAGRRGGLGRLLFDAVVAEARATGAVRMKWQVLNWNEPAIGFYKKLGATIEDEWLNGNLDEAQLGRYEVAAVATAAAAPATGRSL; encoded by the coding sequence ATGGAAAATAACATTGTGCTGCGCCGGGGCGTGGAAGCCGATTTGCCGCAGGTGCTGGGCCTGATTCAGGAGCTGGCCGAATATGAGAAAGCACCGGAGGCCGTGACCAACACGCTGGTGGCCATGCAGCGCGATGGGTTTGGGCCGGACCCCATCTTCGGCTTTTTCGTACTGGAAAATGAGAGGGCCGAAATCATCGGGCTGGCGCTGTTTTACACGGCCTACTCTACCTGGAAGGGCCGGATGCTGTACCTCGAAGACCTGGTGGTGACGGAGGCGGGCCGGCGCGGCGGCCTGGGCCGGCTGTTGTTCGATGCCGTGGTGGCCGAAGCCCGCGCCACCGGCGCCGTGCGGATGAAATGGCAGGTACTGAACTGGAATGAGCCCGCCATCGGCTTTTACAAAAAGCTGGGCGCGACCATTGAGGACGAATGGCTAAATGGCAACCTGGACGAGGCCCAGCTAGGGCGCTACGAGGTGGCGGCGGTGGCCACGGCTGCAGCCGCACCGGCTACGGGGCGCAGCTTGTAG
- a CDS encoding IS4 family transposase: MKQHFAAKITTLLQQAPFVGHLSRQKFVGQFILGLIKSRNVQFGEVAQHLNDAAKPASNETRIQDFFREVDLNYVLVARILLSLLPAQGKLRLCLDRTEWDFGQCQVNILLVTVGTGEVHVPLYWHLLDNRSGNSNAADRIAVLEKCLALLGKDRIGLVVGDREFVGHAWFKWLKDNGLNFVMRLPKHHCLTHADGRRQAVADLGLVPGQVRRFAHVQVDGVWGQVWVKAVAADAFVFLFATAGLNHLEQLYAKRWTIEQCFQNLKGRGFNLEATHLRCFQKLRKLVALVSLAYAFCLGVGAAAHGGRQPIARKNHGYRAASLSRHGLNLLRQLARPLTLPEDPLARLVETLLNWITRQLAKNQLLKIVG; encoded by the coding sequence GTGAAGCAACACTTCGCCGCTAAAATTACGACGCTTTTGCAGCAGGCCCCGTTTGTGGGCCACTTGTCCCGCCAAAAGTTTGTGGGCCAGTTTATTCTTGGCCTGATAAAGAGCCGCAACGTGCAATTCGGCGAGGTGGCCCAGCACCTCAATGACGCGGCCAAGCCCGCCTCGAACGAAACGCGCATTCAGGACTTTTTCCGCGAAGTAGACCTCAATTACGTACTGGTGGCCAGGATTTTACTGAGTTTGTTGCCTGCGCAGGGCAAGCTGCGCTTATGCCTCGACCGCACGGAGTGGGACTTCGGCCAGTGCCAAGTGAACATCCTGCTCGTCACCGTCGGCACGGGCGAGGTCCACGTGCCCCTTTATTGGCACCTGCTCGACAACCGCAGCGGCAACTCCAACGCCGCCGACCGCATCGCGGTGCTCGAAAAGTGCCTGGCCTTGCTGGGCAAAGACCGCATCGGCCTGGTCGTGGGCGACCGGGAATTTGTCGGCCATGCGTGGTTCAAGTGGCTCAAAGACAATGGGCTTAATTTTGTCATGCGCCTGCCCAAGCACCACTGCCTGACCCACGCCGACGGCCGGCGGCAGGCCGTGGCCGACCTGGGCCTGGTGCCGGGGCAGGTGCGCCGCTTCGCCCACGTGCAGGTCGACGGAGTCTGGGGGCAGGTCTGGGTCAAGGCCGTGGCGGCGGACGCGTTTGTCTTCCTGTTTGCCACGGCCGGTCTGAACCACCTCGAGCAACTCTATGCCAAGCGCTGGACGATTGAGCAATGCTTTCAAAATCTGAAAGGGCGGGGCTTTAACCTGGAAGCCACCCACTTGCGCTGTTTCCAAAAGCTGCGCAAGCTCGTGGCCCTGGTCAGCCTGGCCTACGCGTTTTGTCTGGGCGTGGGCGCGGCCGCCCACGGCGGCCGCCAGCCCATTGCCCGCAAAAACCACGGCTACCGGGCCGCCAGCCTGAGCCGCCACGGCCTCAATCTGCTCCGCCAACTCGCCCGCCCGCTGACCCTGCCCGAGGACCCATTGGCCCGCTTGGTTGAAACGCTACTGAACTGGATTACGAGGCAACTTGCTAAAAATCAATTACTAAAAATAGTAGGGTAG
- a CDS encoding T9SS type A sorting domain-containing protein, which produces MPAALPFLRFVSRKWASTLGLLIAGAGPALAQAPVPAETRCLMLPLEPARRARQSALVVEAQVLDARSFWDAGHRHLFTRHRLRVFSLLKGPVADTTGLTVLTEGGRLGLDQQILTNTLQLTPGQQGVFFLMPAPWPGLPVVGPAAFTPVGSEQGFIQFNPTEGTASEPFRVYKALDAGFYQEIAQLTGQARQVLQANPALAQAAAPAQRGTAAPTIAGFAPTSLTAGTGAVLTITGDGFGSTRGSGFVEFRNADDGGATRVKARDDDYLSWTNNQIQVRVPSTASGGSPVSSGHPAGSGPVRVTTSDQLNVESSSAVTIVYALTNVESTDGKLLQRPNHIALNATGGITFRFGPNFTATPAAAWQRALATWRCQTGMNWEVGPASATNTIADDGQNVVAFDQGAELPARVLGRTTSYYKGCYAPNGEVIFWVKEIDMQFDDASPFQFGPLPAAINQVDFESVAVHELGHAQQLNHLNLPRAIMHYALALGQTTRSLNPLSEVAGGRQVLRVRSFRNLGCSGPALLPAPLTGLTGQYTAGTGATLSWATRDECFLSRFVVERSLSGDTTAWTPLATIAPRPPASQYQYVDAQPLTGLHYYRLRLQRPDGSLDNAVPVVISSESASVSIFPNPVTDSRLRLQYPASADGTVIFWVYDMLGRRIMATALSVPVGLNVLTLNLPATQPGLYVLRWQDAQGRTGSQKFTRL; this is translated from the coding sequence ATGCCTGCTGCACTACCATTTCTTCGTTTCGTGAGCCGCAAGTGGGCGAGTACATTGGGGCTGCTGATAGCGGGAGCCGGCCCGGCACTGGCCCAGGCCCCGGTGCCCGCCGAAACCCGCTGCCTGATGCTGCCCCTGGAGCCGGCCCGCCGCGCCCGGCAGTCGGCCCTGGTAGTTGAAGCGCAGGTACTCGACGCCCGCAGCTTCTGGGATGCCGGCCACCGGCACCTCTTCACCCGGCACCGGCTACGGGTCTTTTCGCTGCTGAAAGGCCCGGTAGCCGATACCACCGGCCTCACCGTCCTCACCGAAGGCGGCCGGCTGGGGCTCGACCAGCAAATCCTGACCAATACCCTGCAGCTCACGCCCGGCCAGCAGGGCGTTTTCTTCCTGATGCCCGCGCCCTGGCCGGGCCTTCCGGTCGTTGGCCCCGCCGCCTTCACCCCAGTGGGCAGCGAGCAGGGTTTCATCCAATTCAACCCCACTGAGGGCACCGCCTCCGAGCCCTTTCGTGTTTACAAGGCGCTGGATGCGGGCTTTTATCAGGAAATAGCCCAGCTCACGGGGCAGGCGCGCCAGGTGTTGCAGGCCAACCCGGCGCTGGCCCAGGCGGCGGCGCCCGCGCAGCGGGGCACGGCGGCCCCTACCATTGCGGGCTTTGCACCCACCAGCCTCACGGCGGGTACCGGGGCGGTGCTCACCATCACCGGCGACGGCTTTGGCAGCACCCGGGGCAGTGGCTTTGTTGAATTCAGGAATGCCGACGATGGCGGTGCGACCCGCGTGAAAGCCCGCGACGACGATTACCTCAGCTGGACCAACAACCAGATTCAGGTGCGGGTGCCTTCCACGGCCAGCGGCGGCAGCCCGGTGAGCAGCGGCCACCCTGCCGGCTCCGGCCCGGTGCGCGTCACCACTTCCGACCAGCTCAATGTCGAAAGCAGTAGTGCCGTTACCATCGTCTACGCCCTCACCAACGTGGAGAGCACCGATGGCAAGCTGCTCCAGCGCCCGAACCACATTGCCCTCAATGCCACCGGGGGCATCACCTTCCGCTTCGGGCCCAACTTCACGGCCACGCCGGCTGCGGCTTGGCAGCGCGCCCTGGCCACCTGGCGCTGCCAGACGGGCATGAACTGGGAAGTGGGCCCCGCCAGCGCCACCAACACCATCGCCGACGACGGCCAGAACGTCGTTGCCTTCGACCAGGGGGCCGAGCTGCCCGCCCGCGTTCTGGGCCGCACCACCAGCTACTACAAAGGCTGCTACGCGCCGAATGGCGAGGTAATATTCTGGGTGAAGGAAATCGATATGCAGTTCGACGATGCCTCGCCCTTCCAGTTTGGTCCGTTGCCGGCCGCCATCAACCAGGTCGATTTTGAGTCGGTGGCCGTGCACGAGCTGGGCCACGCCCAGCAGCTCAACCACCTCAACCTGCCCCGCGCCATCATGCACTACGCCCTGGCGCTTGGTCAAACCACCCGTTCGTTGAACCCCCTCAGCGAAGTGGCCGGTGGGCGGCAGGTGCTGCGGGTGCGCAGCTTTCGCAACCTGGGCTGCAGCGGCCCGGCCCTGCTGCCCGCTCCCCTCACCGGCCTCACCGGGCAGTACACTGCCGGCACCGGCGCCACTCTCAGCTGGGCCACCCGCGACGAGTGCTTCCTGAGCCGCTTCGTGGTGGAGCGCAGCCTGAGCGGCGATACCACCGCTTGGACGCCGCTGGCCACCATCGCCCCGCGCCCCCCCGCCAGTCAGTACCAGTACGTAGATGCCCAGCCACTCACCGGCCTGCACTACTACCGCCTCCGCCTGCAGCGCCCCGATGGCTCACTCGACAACGCTGTTCCCGTAGTCATAAGCTCGGAAAGCGCCAGCGTCAGCATCTTCCCCAACCCGGTGACGGACTCCCGGCTACGCCTCCAATATCCCGCCTCCGCCGATGGCACGGTAATTTTCTGGGTGTATGACATGCTGGGCCGCCGCATCATGGCCACCGCCCTCAGCGTACCTGTTGGCCTGAACGTGCTCACCCTAAATCTGCCCGCTACGCAGCCCGGCCTGTATGTATTGCGCTGGCAGGATGCGCAAGGCCGCACTGGCAGCCAGAAGTTCACCCGGCTCTAG
- a CDS encoding glycoside hydrolase family 43 protein, which translates to MFTNPVLDDNFPDPTIIRAADGWYYAYGTQTKRAGLIINLQVARSRDLVAWEYLGEGLPEKPVWATESQKIWAPHVSEHGGRYYLYYSSRPDGADYFSLAVAVADAPAGPFVDCARPMLPGPGFTCIDPMAFDDPATGRRLLYWGSGFGPIWVRELAPDRLRFAPGSEAVAVLHPSASDDPANYHRLIEGAWVHYRAGWYYLFFSGDNCCGPHAHYAVLVARARHATGPFEAYAAATANPHAALLAANAHWHAPGHNCVVTDAAGQDWLACHAIDPRQPTFDAIDDSEGYSRRVLILARLDYTADGWPAVAGGSPQWLPQSAPASPAS; encoded by the coding sequence ATGTTCACCAATCCCGTCCTCGACGACAACTTTCCGGACCCCACCATTATTCGCGCCGCCGATGGCTGGTACTACGCCTATGGTACCCAAACCAAGCGCGCCGGCCTCATTATCAACCTGCAAGTGGCCCGCTCCCGCGATTTGGTGGCTTGGGAATACCTCGGCGAAGGCCTGCCCGAAAAGCCCGTCTGGGCCACCGAAAGCCAGAAAATATGGGCTCCGCACGTGAGCGAGCACGGCGGGCGCTATTATCTGTACTACTCGTCCCGGCCCGATGGCGCCGACTACTTCAGCCTGGCCGTGGCCGTGGCCGATGCGCCCGCTGGCCCGTTCGTAGACTGTGCCCGGCCCATGTTGCCCGGCCCCGGCTTCACCTGCATCGACCCCATGGCGTTTGATGACCCTGCCACCGGCCGGCGGCTGCTGTACTGGGGCTCGGGGTTCGGCCCCATCTGGGTGCGCGAGCTGGCCCCCGACCGCCTGCGCTTCGCCCCCGGCAGCGAGGCCGTGGCCGTGCTGCACCCCAGCGCTTCCGACGACCCCGCCAACTACCACCGCCTCATCGAAGGGGCCTGGGTGCACTACCGCGCCGGCTGGTACTACCTGTTTTTTTCGGGGGACAACTGCTGCGGCCCGCACGCCCACTACGCCGTGCTGGTGGCCCGCGCCCGCCACGCCACCGGCCCCTTCGAAGCCTACGCCGCCGCCACCGCCAATCCCCACGCCGCCTTGCTTGCCGCCAATGCCCACTGGCATGCCCCCGGCCACAACTGCGTGGTGACCGATGCCGCCGGCCAGGACTGGCTGGCCTGCCACGCCATCGACCCCCGCCAGCCCACCTTCGACGCCATCGACGATTCGGAGGGCTACTCGCGCCGTGTGCTCATTCTGGCCCGCCTGGACTACACTGCCGACGGCTGGCCCGCCGTGGCCGGCGGCTCGCCCCAGTGGCTGCCCCAGTCCGCGCCAGCCAGCCCGGCTAGTTAA
- a CDS encoding S1/P1 nuclease, with protein sequence MFKKSVALLALLCAPFSLLAWGVVGHRAVAKIAENYLSSTARREVARILGHETMPLVSTWADELRSDPQFRDTAPWHYLNVPVGLDFAAFVKQLNDPALAAPAAPTNAYTALLQARRDLKDPKKTAEEKLVALKFVVHLVGDVHQPLHVGHAEDKGGNSIMVNWRAKDDTNLHSVWDTALVEYPGFTYSEMATAYDHATPAQIKQWQRDDMTTWLFESYQLCTPIYASAAVSPTKLDWHFYPTFGPTVEQQVLKAGIRLAGVLNEVFDK encoded by the coding sequence ATGTTCAAAAAAAGTGTTGCCCTCCTGGCGCTGTTGTGTGCGCCGTTTAGCCTGTTGGCCTGGGGCGTGGTAGGCCACCGGGCCGTGGCCAAAATTGCCGAAAACTACCTCTCTTCCACGGCCAGGCGCGAAGTAGCCCGCATCCTGGGCCACGAAACCATGCCGTTGGTAAGCACCTGGGCCGATGAGCTGCGCTCGGACCCGCAGTTCCGCGACACGGCACCCTGGCACTACCTCAACGTGCCCGTGGGCCTCGATTTTGCCGCCTTTGTGAAGCAGCTGAACGACCCCGCCCTGGCCGCCCCCGCCGCGCCCACCAACGCCTACACGGCCCTGCTGCAAGCCCGCCGCGACCTGAAAGACCCCAAGAAAACCGCCGAGGAAAAGCTCGTGGCCCTCAAGTTTGTGGTTCACCTGGTGGGCGATGTGCACCAGCCCCTGCACGTAGGCCACGCCGAAGACAAAGGCGGCAACAGCATCATGGTGAACTGGCGCGCCAAGGACGATACCAACCTGCACAGCGTGTGGGATACCGCCCTGGTAGAATACCCCGGCTTCACCTATAGCGAAATGGCCACGGCCTACGACCACGCCACGCCCGCCCAAATCAAGCAGTGGCAGAGGGACGACATGACGACCTGGCTTTTCGAGTCGTACCAGCTCTGCACGCCCATCTACGCCAGCGCGGCCGTTTCGCCCACCAAGCTCGACTGGCACTTCTACCCCACCTTCGGCCCCACCGTGGAGCAGCAGGTGCTGAAAGCCGGCATCCGCCTGGCTGGTGTGCTCAACGAGGTATTCGACAAGTAA